Proteins encoded in a region of the Mycoplasma feriruminatoris genome:
- a CDS encoding MAG6090-like repeat-containing lipoprotein, which yields MKKLLTILGSLMISASGGALVVACNKPAKPENKVEPTNTNDPSDPKKPGEGKPGEGKPGEGKPGQPTKPGETKPGEPAKPGEMKPGDGKPPVTPPAKPSTTVNWNSVFRDNVTGEDIQLYPTKEQLEKEEKRLADKVKKILEKNKKDNEKELKDFISKHKKEYEALVKDYKAKIWRDSPTGLDITTHYDKDAVKRADAILDEWTKILLDKIQKANEKTFKDFISKHKKEYEALVKDYKAKIWRDSVTGEDIDLALDTVVIQNNKHYKFFKDSSSSLVADLFDDKIADQVKDAKIRWEKIQKIAKEKAKDKEEAEVLHELVNFSDSLEKELKPLAEKLFQEAKDKEFLTNASNATEDYFKTLDTSKEVNEWKHEKERFNEIITNINKKVEELTGSGNSLESVITDVESNLRNYKDSIKDLKNSKEFWKYEMWNYWLEDLLKTLKRH from the coding sequence ATGAAGAAATTATTAACAATATTAGGTTCTCTAATGATTAGTGCAAGTGGTGGTGCTTTAGTAGTTGCATGTAATAAACCTGCAAAACCAGAAAATAAAGTAGAACCTACTAATACTAATGATCCTAGTGATCCAAAAAAACCTGGTGAAGGAAAACCAGGTGAAGGAAAACCAGGTGAAGGAAAACCAGGTCAACCAACTAAACCAGGTGAAACAAAACCAGGTGAACCAGCTAAACCAGGTGAAATGAAACCAGGTGATGGTAAACCTCCTGTAACTCCTCCTGCTAAACCATCAACAACTGTTAATTGAAACAGTGTGTTTAGAGATAATGTAACTGGAGAAGATATTCAACTTTATCCAACTAAAGAACAACTAGAAAAAGAAGAAAAAAGATTAGCTGATAAAGTTAAAAAAATTCTAGAAAAAAATAAAAAAGATAACGAAAAAGAATTAAAAGACTTTATTTCTAAACATAAAAAAGAATATGAGGCTTTAGTTAAAGACTATAAAGCAAAGATTTGAAGAGATAGTCCAACAGGATTAGATATCACAACTCATTATGATAAAGATGCGGTTAAAAGAGCTGATGCCATTTTAGATGAATGAACTAAAATATTACTAGACAAAATTCAAAAAGCCAATGAAAAAACATTTAAAGACTTTATTTCTAAACATAAAAAAGAATATGAAGCTTTAGTTAAAGACTACAAAGCAAAGATTTGAAGAGATAGTGTAACTGGTGAAGATATTGATTTAGCTTTAGACACAGTGGTTATACAAAATAATAAACATTATAAATTCTTTAAAGACAGCTCTTCTAGTTTAGTTGCAGATTTATTTGATGATAAAATTGCAGATCAAGTAAAAGATGCAAAAATTAGATGGGAAAAGATTCAAAAAATAGCAAAAGAAAAAGCTAAAGATAAAGAAGAAGCAGAAGTTTTACATGAACTTGTAAACTTTAGTGATTCATTAGAAAAAGAATTAAAACCTTTAGCTGAAAAATTATTCCAAGAAGCTAAAGATAAAGAATTTTTAACTAATGCAAGTAATGCAACTGAAGATTACTTTAAAACATTAGATACAAGTAAAGAAGTAAATGAATGAAAGCATGAAAAAGAAAGATTTAATGAAATAATTACTAATATCAATAAAAAGGTAGAAGAACTAACTGGATCTGGAAATAGCTTGGAAAGTGTAATAACAGATGTTGAAAGTAATTTAAGAAATTATAAAGACAGTATTAAGGATCTAAAGAATAGTAAAGAATTCTGAAAATATGAGATGTGAAATTACTGATTAGAAGATCTTCTTAAAACTCTTAAAAGACATTAA
- a CDS encoding MAG6090-like repeat-containing lipoprotein, translating to MKKLLTILGSLMISASGGALVVACNKPAKPENKVEPTNTNDPSDPKKPGEGKPGEGKPGEGKPGQPTKPGETKPGEPAKPGEMKPGDGKPPVTPPAKPSTTVNWNSVFRDNVTGEDIQLYPTKEQLEKEEKRLADKVKKILEKNKKDNEKELKDFISKHKKEYEALVKDYKAKIWRDSPTGLDITTHYDKDAVKRADAILDEWTKILLDKIQKANEKTFKDFISKHKKEYEALVKDYKAKIWRDSVTGDDINLNPTPEDIEREEKRLKEWVEEYLASNRKQHLPFSKEIFKRRIEEIFSAKNDPSGLDIYFHLTEKNIADENARLDAIVKKYLKDVEKQNVNVHSKAAVELEKIVKELETRKAEAVKEIDTKGRILEFETNETIKETKNNFEKTQKSLDQNIKEAEDKIIEIKKDLVKNDVQNNANQAKEFLKALEETLEDARELVKEYKSKEKEFDKEVNKAKQLDDKIAKLDKHIEDKEGLVTSANALYKTIDETTKSYDKLIGEKAKEVEKVEAEDKKLNNIISDANNTNDFSYEFYYNFNDKEGFRYKVIEKTKTELKEIKEKERQLKKLKQELETQKHKELDELIIKKIAIKIAEQTLPIEKRELDAVKKEKESVAAELIKINPEIVKTKEYTKMYEDNVKTIEESIQKAKEMESTLSKKLTESKEQIAQLESKKSQLEKQLSELKEKTEETIFEAEEDLEYGLLDLDEEAFNKEKEFDKEIIKIKKVIAGIKQFISEAQK from the coding sequence ATGAAGAAATTATTAACAATATTAGGTTCTCTAATGATTAGTGCAAGTGGTGGTGCTTTAGTAGTTGCATGTAATAAACCTGCAAAACCAGAAAATAAAGTAGAACCTACTAATACTAATGATCCTAGTGATCCAAAAAAACCTGGTGAAGGAAAACCAGGTGAAGGAAAACCAGGTGAAGGAAAACCAGGTCAACCAACTAAACCAGGTGAAACAAAACCAGGTGAACCAGCTAAACCAGGTGAAATGAAACCAGGTGATGGTAAACCTCCTGTAACTCCTCCTGCTAAACCATCAACAACTGTTAATTGAAACAGTGTGTTTAGAGATAATGTAACTGGAGAAGATATTCAACTTTATCCAACTAAAGAACAACTAGAAAAAGAAGAAAAAAGATTAGCTGATAAAGTTAAAAAAATTCTAGAAAAAAATAAAAAAGATAACGAAAAAGAATTAAAAGACTTTATTTCTAAACATAAAAAAGAATATGAGGCTTTAGTTAAAGACTATAAAGCAAAGATTTGAAGAGATAGTCCAACAGGATTAGATATCACAACTCATTATGATAAAGATGCGGTTAAAAGAGCTGATGCCATTTTAGATGAATGAACTAAAATATTACTAGACAAAATTCAAAAAGCCAATGAAAAAACATTTAAAGACTTTATTTCTAAACATAAAAAAGAATATGAAGCTTTAGTTAAAGACTACAAAGCAAAGATTTGAAGAGATAGTGTAACTGGTGATGATATCAACTTAAATCCAACTCCTGAAGATATAGAACGTGAAGAAAAACGTTTAAAAGAATGAGTTGAAGAATATCTTGCATCAAATAGAAAACAACATCTACCTTTTAGCAAAGAAATATTTAAAAGAAGAATTGAAGAGATCTTTTCAGCTAAAAACGATCCTTCTGGTTTAGATATTTATTTCCATCTAACTGAAAAAAACATAGCTGATGAAAACGCACGATTAGACGCTATTGTTAAAAAATATCTAAAAGATGTAGAAAAACAAAATGTAAATGTTCATAGTAAAGCTGCTGTTGAATTAGAAAAAATAGTAAAAGAACTTGAAACAAGAAAAGCTGAAGCTGTAAAAGAAATTGATACTAAAGGAAGAATTCTAGAATTTGAAACTAATGAGACTATAAAAGAAACTAAAAATAACTTTGAAAAAACTCAAAAATCTCTAGATCAAAATATAAAAGAAGCAGAAGATAAAATTATTGAAATTAAAAAAGATCTAGTAAAAAATGATGTTCAAAATAATGCCAATCAAGCTAAAGAATTTTTAAAAGCATTAGAAGAAACATTAGAAGATGCTAGAGAACTAGTTAAAGAATATAAATCAAAAGAAAAAGAATTTGATAAGGAAGTTAATAAAGCAAAACAACTAGATGATAAAATAGCTAAATTAGATAAACATATTGAAGATAAAGAAGGATTAGTTACATCTGCAAACGCTCTTTATAAAACTATTGATGAAACAACAAAAAGTTATGATAAATTAATCGGTGAAAAAGCCAAAGAAGTAGAAAAAGTTGAAGCTGAAGATAAAAAATTAAACAATATTATAAGTGACGCTAATAATACAAATGACTTTTCATACGAGTTCTACTACAACTTTAATGATAAAGAAGGATTCAGATATAAAGTTATTGAAAAAACTAAAACTGAATTAAAGGAAATTAAAGAAAAAGAACGTCAATTAAAAAAACTAAAACAAGAATTAGAAACACAAAAACATAAAGAACTTGATGAACTAATTATTAAAAAAATAGCTATTAAAATTGCTGAACAAACTCTTCCTATAGAAAAAAGAGAATTAGATGCTGTTAAAAAGGAAAAAGAATCTGTTGCAGCAGAGTTAATAAAGATCAATCCTGAAATAGTTAAAACTAAAGAATACACTAAAATGTATGAAGATAATGTTAAAACAATAGAAGAATCAATCCAAAAAGCAAAAGAAATGGAATCAACATTATCTAAAAAGTTAACTGAATCAAAAGAACAAATAGCTCAATTAGAATCTAAAAAATCTCAACTTGAAAAACAACTTTCTGAACTAAAAGAAAAAACTGAAGAAACTATTTTTGAAGCAGAAGAAGATCTTGAATATGGATTACTAGATTTAGATGAAGAAGCATTTAACAAAGAAAAAGAATTTGATAAAGAAATTATAAAAATAAAAAAAGTAATTGCAGGAATTAAACAATTCATTAGTGAAGCTCAAAAGTAA
- a CDS encoding ATP-binding protein — translation MSIRKYNNPAIIHKEKNVSRKSSNWLKAACAFANMNGGTLIFGIKNSLIVGLKNIDSDYNYINEQITKLIEPKISFNIEIKTYEDKQYIEVNVFKTNNQIYTCNIDQVKNVYLKTKRQIFIANSFQLQDLVLKQQNTTYDALQLNIKKENASFTKLRSIYYQLKKKNINIQTLKLIDKDYLTNAGALFSDGCLVYQSKILATKWLGVDKTSKVVNHIEFQGDLLYLFKSAKKFIKKNSNLVWLTRDYDRIGLPDYPSQAINESIINALIHRDYKTIGSEIHIDMYDNRIEIYSPGGMYDASLIQEQNVFKLEKQIRNPILANVFFHLGLTKNNTTGLKTIINDYKNQFHYNKKLKPKFFSTNSSFVVTLYNLNYNRQ, via the coding sequence ATGAGTATTAGAAAGTATAATAACCCAGCTATAATTCATAAAGAAAAAAATGTTAGTAGAAAAAGTTCTAATTGACTAAAAGCAGCTTGTGCTTTTGCAAATATGAATGGTGGTACTTTAATATTTGGAATTAAAAACAGTTTAATAGTTGGATTAAAAAATATTGATTCTGATTATAACTATATTAATGAACAAATAACAAAACTAATAGAACCAAAAATTAGTTTTAATATAGAAATTAAAACTTATGAAGATAAACAATATATAGAAGTTAATGTTTTTAAAACAAATAATCAAATTTATACTTGTAATATAGATCAAGTTAAAAATGTTTATTTAAAAACTAAAAGACAAATATTTATAGCCAATTCTTTTCAACTACAAGATCTAGTTTTAAAACAACAAAACACAACTTATGATGCATTACAACTTAACATTAAAAAAGAAAATGCTAGTTTTACTAAACTAAGATCTATTTATTATCAATTAAAAAAGAAAAACATTAATATACAAACTTTAAAACTTATTGATAAAGATTATTTAACTAATGCTGGAGCTTTATTTAGTGATGGGTGTTTAGTATATCAGTCAAAGATTCTAGCTACTAAATGATTAGGAGTTGATAAAACTTCTAAAGTAGTTAATCATATAGAGTTTCAAGGAGATCTTTTATATTTATTTAAATCAGCTAAAAAGTTTATTAAAAAGAACTCTAATTTAGTGTGACTAACTAGAGATTATGACAGAATAGGTTTACCTGATTATCCTAGTCAAGCTATAAATGAATCTATTATTAATGCTTTAATACATAGAGATTATAAAACTATTGGATCTGAAATTCATATAGATATGTATGATAATAGAATAGAAATTTATTCTCCTGGTGGAATGTATGATGCTAGTTTAATTCAAGAACAAAATGTTTTTAAACTAGAAAAACAAATTAGAAACCCAATACTAGCTAATGTATTTTTTCATTTAGGTTTAACTAAAAATAATACAACTGGATTAAAAACTATAATAAATGATTATAAAAATCAGTTTCACTATAATAAAAAACTAAAACCTAAGTTCTTTTCAACAAACTCTAGTTTTGTAGTTACTTTGTATAATTTAAATTACAATAGACAATAA
- a CDS encoding ABC transporter ATP-binding protein, which yields MDKYYIEKRPFKKPLYRQVRKGTTQMLDAYKNRKTVVEIRNLDIVYGFGAKEFTAIKDLNLNVYDGEVLGLVGESGSGKSTIGRSIIGLTPHNFGQIKILDRIIPKNIEKGNKFSKNHKDVINFMVNKVQMIFQDPTNSLNPFKDVKTVVGEGLSNTKNAKLIYITDFDEKVYNNIVSQIKTTDKLTNKIFDYVDQMTKLTYTLENSYKIVYEDLLKVIEELKTIDNKLYTSISNKLNESKLQRQTLVKLSEKECKHRLIVDILKQVGLDESVLSRYPLEFSGGQQQRLGICRSVVLRPKLLIADEPISALDVSIQAQVINIFNELKKKYNLTILFIAHDLRMVEYISDRIAVINKGVLLEIGPTDEIINNPYHPYTRSLLDAVPSIENEKGSLIGSIYDHNVHNYDEKNQPIWHHVGNNHFVLATDKELEVYKFENQKLSK from the coding sequence ATGGATAAATATTATATTGAAAAACGACCATTTAAAAAACCTTTATATCGTCAAGTGAGAAAAGGTACAACACAAATGCTTGATGCATATAAAAATAGAAAAACAGTTGTTGAGATTCGTAATTTAGATATTGTTTATGGATTTGGTGCAAAAGAATTTACTGCTATTAAAGATTTAAATTTAAATGTTTATGATGGAGAAGTTCTAGGTTTAGTTGGTGAATCTGGATCTGGTAAATCAACAATTGGAAGAAGTATAATTGGTTTAACTCCTCATAATTTTGGTCAAATTAAAATATTAGATCGAATCATTCCAAAAAATATTGAAAAAGGAAATAAATTTAGTAAAAATCATAAAGACGTTATTAATTTTATGGTTAATAAGGTCCAAATGATCTTTCAAGATCCAACTAACTCACTTAACCCTTTTAAAGATGTTAAAACTGTAGTTGGTGAAGGGTTATCAAACACTAAGAATGCAAAATTAATTTATATTACAGATTTTGATGAAAAAGTTTATAACAATATCGTTAGTCAGATTAAAACAACTGATAAATTGACTAACAAAATATTTGATTATGTTGATCAGATGACTAAGTTAACATATACTTTAGAAAACTCTTATAAAATAGTATATGAAGACTTATTAAAAGTAATTGAAGAATTAAAAACAATCGATAATAAATTGTATACTTCTATTTCTAACAAGTTAAATGAATCAAAATTACAAAGACAAACTTTAGTTAAATTAAGTGAAAAAGAATGTAAACATCGATTAATTGTAGATATTTTAAAACAAGTTGGACTTGATGAAAGTGTATTATCTCGTTATCCTTTAGAGTTTTCTGGAGGTCAACAACAACGTTTAGGTATTTGTAGATCTGTTGTTTTACGTCCTAAGTTATTAATTGCTGATGAACCTATTTCAGCACTTGATGTTTCTATTCAAGCCCAAGTTATTAATATTTTTAATGAGTTAAAGAAAAAATATAATTTAACTATATTATTTATTGCTCACGATTTAAGAATGGTTGAATATATTTCAGATAGAATTGCTGTAATTAATAAAGGTGTTTTATTAGAAATAGGACCAACTGATGAAATTATTAATAACCCTTATCATCCTTATACTAGAAGTTTATTAGATGCAGTTCCTTCAATTGAAAATGAAAAAGGTTCTTTAATTGGATCTATTTATGATCATAATGTTCATAATTATGATGAAAAAAACCAACCTATTTGACATCATGTAGGAAACAATCACTTTGTTTTAGCAACTGATAAAGAATTAGAAGTATATAAATTCGAAAATCAAAAACTAAGTAAATAA
- a CDS encoding ABC transporter ATP-binding protein gives MKTQIKNAQGYSKKFKTPLVYNNMPAPLDLFEIKENNKSFLQSFTNYWQHKINVIKNLFNKKDQQSVDIFKDVEQKVVFGKLTNVAAHIDDVYLTFKNPANPREKNVVLRGPSLRIYEGKVHALIGESGSGKSVITSLLYGLSGTNSIIESGSVKLYGLEVHNFNEYQWEQSKLRGRIVSAVFQNPLSILDPTMKIGNQIMEGMLVNKIVENKKQAYEQALKYLELTKIYNPKVIMNKYPHELSGGMIQRVAIACIISLKPKILVMDEPTTALDPTVQALVLDVIRELQEQFKIAIAFITHDLGVVASIADFINIMYAGQIVESGTKEEILLHPQHPYTWGLITSMPDYNKGEKLQVIRGSVPASLNKIEGDAFAIRNDYALDIDFFEEPPVYQISPTHFVKSNLLGSQAPKYTPPKTILNLWKKYDKILHDLYEDDIYVTDEVYKDYQMKSEAQNKKVSLKIKQNNELSEKQNEQNNQLLENNKLKKDYNG, from the coding sequence ATGAAAACACAAATTAAAAACGCCCAAGGATATAGTAAAAAGTTTAAAACACCACTTGTTTATAACAATATGCCAGCTCCTTTAGATTTATTTGAAATTAAAGAAAATAATAAGTCTTTTTTACAATCATTTACTAATTATTGACAACATAAAATTAATGTAATTAAAAATCTTTTTAATAAAAAAGATCAACAAAGTGTTGATATATTTAAAGATGTTGAACAAAAAGTAGTATTTGGCAAATTAACTAATGTTGCTGCTCATATTGATGATGTTTATTTAACTTTTAAAAACCCAGCTAATCCTAGAGAAAAAAATGTAGTTTTACGTGGTCCTAGTTTAAGAATTTATGAAGGTAAAGTTCATGCTTTAATTGGAGAATCTGGATCTGGAAAATCTGTGATTACTTCTTTATTGTATGGATTAAGTGGAACTAATTCTATTATTGAATCTGGTAGTGTTAAGTTATATGGATTAGAAGTTCATAACTTTAATGAATATCAATGAGAACAATCAAAATTACGTGGTCGTATTGTTTCAGCAGTTTTTCAAAACCCTTTATCTATATTAGATCCAACAATGAAAATTGGAAATCAAATTATGGAAGGAATGCTAGTTAATAAAATTGTTGAAAATAAAAAACAAGCTTATGAACAAGCTTTAAAATATTTAGAATTAACTAAAATTTATAATCCTAAAGTAATTATGAATAAATATCCTCACGAACTATCTGGAGGTATGATTCAACGTGTTGCAATTGCATGTATTATTTCATTAAAACCAAAAATTTTAGTAATGGATGAACCAACAACAGCACTTGATCCAACAGTTCAAGCTTTAGTTTTAGATGTTATTAGAGAATTACAAGAACAATTTAAAATAGCAATTGCTTTTATTACTCACGATTTAGGAGTAGTTGCTTCAATTGCTGATTTTATTAATATTATGTATGCTGGTCAAATAGTTGAATCAGGTACTAAAGAAGAGATTTTATTACATCCTCAACATCCTTATACTTGAGGTTTAATTACTTCAATGCCAGATTATAATAAAGGTGAAAAATTACAAGTTATTCGTGGATCAGTTCCAGCTAGTTTAAATAAAATAGAAGGTGATGCTTTTGCTATTCGTAATGACTATGCATTAGATATTGACTTTTTTGAAGAACCTCCTGTTTATCAAATTTCACCAACTCACTTTGTAAAAAGTAATTTATTAGGATCACAAGCTCCTAAATATACTCCGCCAAAAACTATTTTAAATTTATGAAAAAAATACGATAAAATACTTCATGATTTATATGAAGATGATATTTATGTAACTGATGAAGTTTATAAAGATTATCAAATGAAATCTGAAGCTCAAAATAAAAAAGTTTCACTAAAAATCAAACAAAACAATGAATTATCAGAAAAACAAAATGAACAAAACAATCAATTATTAGAAAACAACAAATTAAAGAAAGATTATAATGGATAA
- a CDS encoding ABC transporter permease: MFKLSESFKSWHQRKKRAELSPTNISGANLAPNRILRPLAYQQWQLVGNILEFSETSKMHSQKNGFVEFFYRFSRSFAGVFGFVILASLIILALIIPLTTKDPLIINVEDKNLTFFTNGHILGTDALGRDLWARLWHGLRYSLTLSVVATFIQVLIGLIIGIMMGHFRIFDKFMTFIIKIISNVPSIIILITITIIIKPTFWVMVFALSFTSWTGIANQMRSQVLRAKSFEWVSASKVLGTPTYKVLANYLPVLIPLLITEIVFHIPGIILSETSLAFIGLSIPNVATLGNLISDGSKIFTVFPRYVLIPSFMLILVTTSIQLMANSVQDTLLRQR; encoded by the coding sequence ATGTTTAAATTATCTGAATCATTTAAATCATGACATCAACGTAAAAAAAGAGCTGAATTAAGTCCAACTAATATAAGCGGAGCAAATTTAGCACCAAACAGAATTTTACGCCCTTTAGCTTATCAACAATGACAACTAGTTGGAAACATATTAGAGTTTAGTGAAACAAGTAAAATGCATAGTCAAAAAAATGGTTTTGTTGAATTCTTTTATAGATTTTCTCGATCATTTGCTGGAGTATTTGGATTTGTTATTTTAGCAAGTTTAATCATATTAGCTTTAATCATTCCTTTAACTACTAAAGATCCTTTAATTATTAATGTTGAAGATAAAAACCTAACATTTTTTACTAATGGTCATATTTTAGGAACTGATGCATTAGGTAGAGATTTATGAGCACGTTTATGACACGGATTAAGATATTCATTAACTTTATCTGTTGTTGCTACTTTTATTCAAGTACTTATAGGTTTAATTATTGGAATTATGATGGGTCATTTTAGAATATTTGATAAATTTATGACTTTTATAATTAAGATCATTTCAAACGTTCCATCAATTATTATTCTTATTACAATTACAATTATTATTAAACCTACATTTTGAGTTATGGTATTTGCTTTATCATTTACTTCTTGAACTGGAATTGCAAACCAAATGCGTTCACAAGTTTTAAGAGCAAAATCATTTGAATGAGTAAGTGCATCAAAAGTTTTAGGAACTCCAACTTATAAAGTTTTAGCTAATTATCTACCAGTTTTAATTCCTTTACTAATTACTGAAATTGTTTTTCACATTCCTGGAATTATTCTTTCTGAAACTTCATTAGCTTTTATTGGATTATCAATTCCAAATGTTGCAACTTTAGGTAATTTAATTAGTGATGGTTCAAAAATCTTTACTGTATTTCCACGTTATGTTTTAATTCCTTCATTTATGTTAATTTTAGTAACTACTTCTATTCAATTAATGGCTAATTCTGTACAAGATACTTTATTAAGACAAAGATAG
- a CDS encoding ABC transporter permease, with translation MKSKTTSNFVNDLSTLPKNAIEHKQYVDFSNKIKYQFAWHKRIFNIKTPWISSLLRTIWVFVEFLIVAFIVITATFFLINLVPGGTGLTAGLDEAAKAAVEEHYGLNQPLLVRYGIYLYNILHLDFGISLSVFPGEKINDFVWVRFYKSFLIGIFSVMLTLLIGIPLGVYVGMNPDKLPDHIATVLVSIFSSIPSLVFALWLLLLGRSANIPYIFDQANLASYILPGFSLSLGSIIVYIKYIRTELNRELNSQHCKFIYLKGISKRRFVWTHALKPALFPIATFFPVVIFGSFIGSLFIEQIFFITGSGGLLLNAITSKDFNIILFMVTLFSLLTILSYTCRDALYKVIDPRVRKRA, from the coding sequence ATGAAATCAAAAACAACATCTAATTTTGTTAATGATTTATCTACATTACCAAAAAATGCAATAGAGCATAAACAATATGTAGATTTTAGTAATAAAATAAAATATCAATTTGCTTGACATAAACGTATTTTTAATATTAAAACACCTTGAATTTCATCTTTATTAAGAACAATTTGAGTGTTTGTTGAGTTTTTAATTGTTGCTTTTATTGTTATTACTGCTACATTCTTTTTAATTAACTTAGTACCAGGTGGAACTGGATTAACTGCTGGACTTGATGAAGCAGCTAAAGCTGCTGTTGAAGAACATTATGGTTTAAATCAACCATTACTTGTTAGATATGGAATTTATTTATATAACATCTTACATTTAGATTTTGGAATTAGTTTATCAGTGTTTCCTGGTGAAAAAATTAATGACTTTGTTTGAGTAAGATTTTATAAAAGCTTTTTAATAGGTATATTTTCAGTTATGTTAACTTTATTAATTGGTATACCTTTAGGAGTTTATGTTGGAATGAATCCAGATAAGCTTCCAGATCATATAGCAACTGTATTAGTATCAATCTTTTCATCAATTCCATCATTAGTGTTTGCTTTATGGTTATTGTTATTAGGTCGATCAGCTAATATTCCATATATATTTGATCAAGCTAATTTAGCTTCATATATACTTCCTGGATTTTCACTATCTTTAGGTTCGATTATTGTTTATATTAAATACATTAGAACTGAATTAAATAGAGAATTAAACTCTCAACACTGTAAATTTATTTACTTAAAAGGAATTTCTAAACGTAGATTTGTTTGAACTCATGCTTTAAAACCTGCACTATTTCCAATAGCAACATTTTTCCCAGTAGTAATTTTTGGAAGTTTTATTGGTTCATTATTTATAGAACAAATTTTCTTTATTACTGGATCTGGTGGGTTGTTATTAAATGCAATTACTTCAAAAGACTTTAACATTATTTTATTTATGGTTACTCTATTTTCACTACTAACTATTTTGTCATATACATGTCGTGATGCTTTATATAAAGTAATTGATCCAAGAGTAAGAAAGAGAGCTTAA